A DNA window from Comamonas fluminis contains the following coding sequences:
- a CDS encoding DMT family transporter has translation MSSTTASLTSSPRNTIGPVGLVLAAAMLWGTTGTAQHFAPAQLSPYWVGALRMVMAALFFVLLAAVVDKGQPRQPMNQVRILFCGACMAVYNLCFFAGIKASGVALGTALAIGSGPIWAGLMQAVVQKRMPSPLWWLGTCTGVGGGIIMALAASNQQQLPWHGMALCLLAGMAYAAYALVNQALVVQARVASVNARVFAYSALLSLPFAAWLGGPLQVSASGWAVVMYLGVVATGMAYLLFSIGLRGMSAATGVALSKAEPITAFALSLLVVGERPAWWSILGLMAVIAGLWLVVKAEQKNHDAV, from the coding sequence ATGTCCAGCACCACTGCATCCCTGACTTCATCGCCCCGCAATACCATCGGCCCTGTCGGTCTGGTGCTGGCAGCCGCCATGCTATGGGGCACCACCGGCACCGCCCAGCACTTTGCACCGGCGCAGCTCTCGCCCTACTGGGTGGGCGCTTTGCGCATGGTCATGGCCGCTCTGTTTTTTGTACTGCTGGCTGCGGTGGTGGACAAAGGCCAGCCCCGCCAGCCCATGAACCAGGTGCGCATCCTGTTTTGCGGTGCTTGCATGGCGGTCTACAACCTCTGCTTTTTTGCCGGCATCAAAGCCAGTGGCGTGGCACTGGGCACGGCGCTGGCCATTGGCAGCGGCCCCATCTGGGCCGGGCTGATGCAGGCGGTGGTGCAAAAACGCATGCCAAGCCCCCTGTGGTGGCTGGGCACCTGCACCGGTGTGGGCGGCGGCATCATCATGGCCCTGGCGGCCAGCAACCAGCAGCAACTGCCCTGGCATGGCATGGCCTTGTGCCTGCTGGCGGGCATGGCCTATGCCGCGTATGCGCTGGTCAATCAGGCCCTGGTTGTGCAGGCCAGGGTCGCCTCGGTCAATGCCCGCGTGTTCGCGTACTCGGCCCTGCTTTCTCTGCCCTTTGCCGCCTGGCTGGGCGGGCCGCTGCAAGTCAGCGCCAGCGGCTGGGCGGTGGTGATGTATCTGGGCGTTGTCGCTACCGGCATGGCCTATCTGCTGTTTTCCATTGGGCTGCGCGGCATGTCTGCCGCGACCGGCGTAGCACTGAGCAAGGCCGAGCCGATCACAGCCTTTGCGCTGTCGCTGCTGGTCGTGGGCGAGCGCCCTGCATGGTGGTCGATTCTGGGCCTGATGGCCGTGATCGCAGGCCTGTGGCTGGTGGTGAAAGCCGAACAAAAGAATCACGACGCAGTCTGA
- a CDS encoding M48 family metallopeptidase, translating into MHNTTSSLRLCATRSGLLLAWACASLMHLPAQAQVDVGRSSMMRQLVPAETLENAATGQYQELLQKAKAQGALAEASNPQLQRLRGIAQRIIPYTPQWNERAAQWRWEVNLIGSKQINAFCMPGGKIAFYTGIIDQLKLSDDEIAMIMGHEMAHALREHSREQMAKNQATSLGISLGAQLLGLGDISSAAARFGGQLLSLKFSRNDESEADLVGLELAARAGYNPQAAVSLWRKMGEATGEGGIGFLSTHPTGPDRIRQLESNVPRVMALYEQARRR; encoded by the coding sequence ATGCACAACACCACCTCATCCCTGCGCCTGTGCGCCACCCGTAGCGGCCTGCTGCTTGCCTGGGCCTGTGCTTCACTGATGCATCTGCCTGCGCAGGCCCAGGTGGATGTGGGGCGCTCGTCCATGATGCGCCAGCTGGTGCCCGCTGAAACACTGGAAAACGCGGCCACCGGCCAGTATCAGGAGCTGCTGCAAAAAGCCAAGGCACAAGGTGCACTGGCCGAAGCCAGCAACCCGCAGCTGCAGCGCCTGCGGGGCATTGCGCAGCGCATCATTCCCTACACACCGCAGTGGAACGAGCGCGCCGCCCAGTGGCGCTGGGAGGTGAACCTGATCGGCAGCAAGCAGATCAACGCGTTCTGCATGCCTGGCGGAAAGATTGCTTTCTACACCGGCATCATCGACCAGCTCAAGCTCAGCGATGACGAAATTGCCATGATCATGGGTCATGAAATGGCCCATGCGCTGCGCGAACATTCACGCGAGCAGATGGCCAAGAATCAGGCCACCAGTCTGGGCATTTCTCTGGGCGCGCAACTGCTGGGGCTGGGCGATATCAGCAGCGCGGCAGCGCGCTTTGGCGGTCAGTTGCTAAGTCTCAAATTCAGCCGCAATGACGAAAGCGAGGCAGACCTTGTTGGCCTGGAACTTGCGGCCCGCGCGGGCTACAACCCGCAGGCCGCCGTCAGCCTGTGGCGCAAGATGGGCGAAGCCACGGGCGAGGGCGGCATCGGCTTCCTTTCCACCCACCCCACAGGGCCGGACCGCATTCGCCAGCTGGAGAGCAATGTGCCACGCGTCATGGCCTTGTATGAGCAGGCTCGCCGCCGATAG
- a CDS encoding benzoate-CoA ligase family protein, with protein MNASVDFSQPFNFAQHLFEINRARGNKTAYTDDVGTLSYAELEDQARRLAQGLTAAGIHREERVLLLMHDMREWVISFLGAMYAGVVPVAINTLLTADDYAYMLEHSRAQAILTNGALVPMVQQALAHAQHEVNHIWVAHPEESGAALPAAFEAMQPWLNRQQPLPHAAKTKGDDPGFWLYSSGSTGKPKGAVHTHANPYWTAELYAKPVLGLTENDVCFSAAKLYFAYGLGNALTFPLSVGASVVLMAERPTPEATFARWTRHQPTVFFGAPTGFAGMLAHPALPAREQVSLRMCSSAGEALPAEIAQRFKAHFDADIVDGIGSTEMLHIFISNRPDDIRYGSTGKPVPGYEVELRGEDGKPVGDGEIGDLYIKGPSAALMYWCNREKTRDTFQGSWLKSGDKYVRDTDGYYTYAGRSDDMLKVSGIYVSPFEVESTLQLHPAVLEAAVIGITDGQGLTKTKSYVVCKPGQSTTEDELKAFVKSRLAAYKYPRLIEFVDELPKTATGKIQRFRLRELESKQS; from the coding sequence ATGAACGCCAGCGTCGATTTCAGCCAGCCCTTCAACTTTGCCCAGCATCTGTTTGAGATCAACCGCGCACGCGGCAACAAGACGGCCTATACCGACGACGTTGGCACGCTGAGCTATGCCGAGCTGGAAGATCAGGCCCGCCGCCTGGCCCAGGGGCTGACCGCAGCGGGCATTCACCGCGAGGAGCGCGTGCTGCTGCTCATGCACGATATGCGCGAGTGGGTGATCTCGTTTTTAGGAGCAATGTATGCAGGCGTGGTGCCGGTTGCAATCAATACACTGCTCACCGCCGATGACTACGCCTATATGCTGGAGCACAGCCGCGCTCAGGCCATTTTGACCAACGGCGCGCTGGTGCCCATGGTGCAGCAGGCACTGGCCCATGCCCAGCATGAGGTCAACCATATCTGGGTTGCTCACCCGGAAGAATCTGGCGCCGCCCTGCCCGCCGCCTTCGAAGCCATGCAGCCCTGGCTGAACAGGCAGCAGCCACTGCCCCATGCCGCAAAAACCAAGGGCGATGACCCCGGCTTCTGGCTGTATTCCTCGGGTTCCACCGGCAAGCCCAAGGGCGCCGTTCACACCCATGCCAACCCCTACTGGACGGCCGAGCTGTATGCCAAGCCCGTGCTGGGGCTGACCGAAAACGATGTGTGCTTTTCTGCCGCCAAGCTGTACTTTGCCTACGGCCTGGGCAATGCACTGACCTTCCCCCTGAGTGTGGGTGCCAGCGTGGTTCTGATGGCCGAGCGCCCCACACCAGAAGCCACGTTTGCGCGCTGGACCCGGCACCAGCCGACTGTGTTCTTCGGCGCACCCACAGGCTTTGCAGGCATGCTGGCCCACCCTGCGCTGCCTGCACGCGAACAGGTCAGCCTGCGCATGTGTTCATCCGCTGGCGAGGCACTGCCCGCCGAGATTGCTCAGCGCTTCAAGGCACATTTCGACGCCGATATCGTGGACGGCATTGGCTCCACCGAGATGCTGCACATCTTCATCTCCAACCGCCCTGACGACATACGCTACGGCAGCACGGGCAAGCCTGTTCCGGGCTATGAGGTGGAACTGCGCGGCGAAGATGGCAAGCCCGTGGGTGACGGTGAAATTGGCGACCTCTACATCAAAGGCCCCAGTGCCGCGCTGATGTACTGGTGCAACCGCGAAAAAACCCGCGACACCTTTCAGGGCTCGTGGCTCAAAAGCGGCGACAAATATGTGCGCGATACCGACGGCTACTACACCTACGCAGGACGCAGCGACGACATGCTCAAGGTCAGCGGCATCTATGTCTCGCCCTTCGAGGTCGAATCGACTCTGCAACTGCACCCTGCCGTGCTGGAAGCCGCAGTCATCGGCATCACCGATGGGCAGGGCCTGACCAAGACCAAATCCTATGTGGTCTGCAAACCCGGCCAGAGCACGACAGAGGACGAGCTCAAGGCCTTTGTGAAGTCGCGCCTGGCGGCCTACAAATACCCGCGCCTGATCGAGTTTGTCGATGAACTGCCCAAGACGGCAACCGGAAAAATCCAACGCTTTCGCCTGCGGGAATTGGAGTCAAAACAGAGCTAA
- a CDS encoding helix-turn-helix domain-containing protein gives MTREPSSTHPLLDQAQTSVRSYSGEHQAHAHGHAQILFALQGRMELEVGGRPSFVDSASGMIIPAGTEHGYLAAPQTQVLVIDAPVAMGLDKLRRFAVPPPLRFPQTRLSAAAQMALVLDAPSLLQRRSIDLQWLQQQVRNALHESWPTARLAALVHLSVAQFHARFVELVGSTPQDWLRDLRLDTAVQQLRQGVALEGTALRCGYASASALAYALRRDRGLTSRQLRAGH, from the coding sequence ATGACCCGCGAGCCCTCCTCCACGCACCCACTGCTAGACCAGGCCCAGACCTCGGTGCGCAGCTACAGTGGCGAGCATCAGGCACACGCCCACGGCCATGCACAGATTCTGTTTGCCCTGCAGGGGCGCATGGAGCTGGAAGTGGGTGGCAGGCCCAGCTTTGTGGACAGCGCCAGCGGCATGATCATTCCCGCAGGAACCGAGCACGGCTATCTGGCAGCACCGCAGACACAGGTTCTGGTGATCGATGCGCCCGTTGCCATGGGGCTGGACAAACTGCGCCGCTTTGCCGTGCCGCCGCCGCTGCGCTTTCCGCAAACACGCCTGTCAGCCGCCGCACAAATGGCACTGGTGCTGGATGCCCCCTCGCTTTTGCAGCGGCGCAGCATTGATCTGCAATGGCTGCAGCAGCAGGTGCGCAACGCACTGCATGAAAGCTGGCCCACCGCCAGACTGGCCGCGCTGGTGCACCTGAGCGTGGCCCAGTTTCATGCCCGTTTTGTAGAGCTGGTGGGCAGCACTCCTCAGGACTGGCTGCGTGATCTGCGCCTGGATACCGCTGTGCAACAACTCAGGCAGGGCGTAGCCCTCGAAGGCACGGCCCTGCGCTGCGGCTATGCCTCCGCCAGCGCCTTGGCCTATGCCCTGCGGCGCGACCGCGGGCTTACCTCGCGCCAATTGCGCGCTGGTCATTAG
- a CDS encoding DUF4863 family protein yields the protein MAAPTATYSLETFQQLVATVAQTLRGRALDGSLQAWLNTHYGAGSDWYAQMHAACADGVAQGWLCQRENGGIRWGRVFEACPALGDFSVDVVQMKNIAGPHHSHPLGEIDLILPITPGALFDGHAAGWCVYGPQSAHSPTVSNGEAWVLYLLPQGQIQFTRRAA from the coding sequence ATGGCAGCCCCCACCGCCACGTACTCGCTTGAGACATTTCAGCAGCTGGTCGCAACAGTGGCCCAGACACTGCGCGGGCGCGCTCTGGATGGCTCGCTGCAGGCCTGGCTGAACACGCACTATGGTGCAGGCAGCGACTGGTATGCCCAGATGCATGCGGCCTGTGCCGATGGCGTTGCTCAAGGCTGGCTGTGCCAGCGCGAAAACGGAGGCATACGCTGGGGCCGCGTGTTTGAAGCCTGCCCTGCGCTGGGCGACTTCTCGGTCGATGTGGTGCAGATGAAAAACATTGCTGGCCCGCACCACAGCCACCCATTGGGTGAAATCGATCTCATCCTGCCCATCACACCCGGCGCCCTGTTCGACGGCCATGCCGCGGGCTGGTGCGTCTATGGCCCGCAAAGCGCCCACAGCCCCACGGTCAGCAATGGCGAAGCCTGGGTGCTCTATCTGCTACCCCAAGGGCAAATCCAGTTCACAAGACGCGCAGCCTGA
- a CDS encoding 3,4-dehydroadipyl-CoA semialdehyde dehydrogenase, which translates to MTELLANHIAGRWQNGSGQGTTLLDPVLGTALVRVDATGLDLPATFAFARETGGKALRALSYAQRAKLLADVAAVLQAHRDAYYEISTANSGTVKNDTAVDVDGGIYTLSQYAKWGAALGDAHHLVDGNAVALAKDGAFQSQHIQVPTRGVALFINAFNFPSWGLWEKAAPALLSGVPIIVKPATATAWLTQRMVKDVIDAGVLPPGALSIICGSSAGLMDQLQPMDVVSFTGSADTAATIRSHSAITRHSVRSNIEADSVNCALLLPGHAADSEAVALLAREVAREMTVKSGQKCTAIRRVLVPEALYDSVAQAIGAQLAKTTVGNPRNEAVRMGSLVSRAQYDTVQQGLSQLLTQTRALYDGRGNALVDADAAIAACAQPVLLGTQDPDGNALVHDVEVFGPVATLMPYRDLAHGLALAHRGQGSLVCSLYGEDASALGAAASDLAASHGRVHVITPDVAKLHSGHGNVMPQSQHGGPGRAGGGAELGGLRALDFYHRKSAIQAAPQVLQALSKTAEA; encoded by the coding sequence ATGACAGAGTTACTCGCCAACCATATTGCAGGCCGCTGGCAAAACGGCAGTGGCCAGGGCACCACCCTGCTGGACCCCGTACTGGGCACAGCGCTGGTGCGTGTAGATGCCACAGGTCTGGACCTGCCTGCCACATTTGCCTTTGCCCGCGAAACCGGCGGCAAGGCCCTGCGCGCCTTGAGCTACGCCCAGCGCGCCAAGTTGCTGGCCGATGTTGCGGCTGTGCTGCAGGCCCATCGCGATGCGTACTACGAAATTTCCACCGCCAACAGCGGCACGGTGAAGAACGATACGGCCGTGGATGTGGATGGCGGCATCTACACACTGAGCCAGTATGCAAAGTGGGGCGCAGCACTGGGCGATGCGCATCACCTGGTGGACGGCAATGCGGTTGCTCTGGCCAAGGATGGCGCGTTTCAGTCGCAGCACATACAGGTGCCCACACGCGGCGTGGCGCTGTTCATCAATGCCTTCAACTTCCCCAGCTGGGGGCTGTGGGAAAAGGCGGCACCTGCCCTGCTCTCTGGCGTGCCCATCATCGTCAAACCCGCCACAGCCACGGCCTGGCTCACGCAGCGCATGGTCAAGGATGTGATCGACGCTGGCGTTCTGCCGCCCGGTGCGCTGTCCATCATCTGCGGCAGCTCGGCCGGGCTGATGGACCAGCTGCAACCCATGGATGTGGTGTCATTCACAGGCTCGGCAGATACTGCCGCCACCATTCGCAGCCACAGCGCCATCACCCGCCATTCGGTGCGCAGCAATATCGAAGCCGACAGCGTGAACTGTGCGTTGCTGCTGCCCGGCCATGCGGCAGACAGCGAAGCCGTGGCCTTGCTGGCGCGCGAAGTGGCCCGCGAGATGACCGTCAAATCCGGCCAGAAATGCACGGCCATACGCCGCGTGCTGGTGCCCGAGGCTTTGTATGACAGCGTGGCTCAGGCCATTGGCGCGCAGCTGGCTAAAACCACTGTGGGCAACCCGCGCAATGAAGCCGTGCGCATGGGCTCGCTCGTCAGCCGTGCGCAGTACGACACCGTGCAGCAAGGCCTGAGCCAGTTGCTCACCCAGACCCGCGCGCTGTATGACGGCAGAGGCAATGCGCTGGTCGATGCCGACGCCGCCATTGCCGCCTGCGCCCAGCCCGTGCTGCTGGGCACGCAAGACCCTGATGGCAATGCACTGGTGCACGACGTTGAAGTCTTCGGTCCCGTGGCCACCCTCATGCCCTATCGCGATCTGGCGCATGGCCTGGCGCTGGCCCATCGCGGCCAAGGCTCTCTGGTCTGCTCGCTGTATGGCGAGGATGCCAGTGCACTGGGCGCTGCCGCCAGCGATCTGGCCGCCAGCCACGGCCGCGTTCATGTCATCACGCCCGATGTGGCCAAGCTGCATTCCGGCCATGGCAATGTCATGCCCCAGTCCCAGCATGGCGGCCCGGGCCGCGCTGGTGGCGGTGCAGAGCTTGGCGGCTTGCGGGCGCTGGACTTCTACCACCGCAAGAGCGCCATTCAGGCTGCGCCACAGGTACTGCAGGCTCTGAGCAAAACGGCGGAGGCATGA
- a CDS encoding AmpG family muropeptide MFS transporter produces MTESSQTSSTSSDTKTSAKRSWGQALRVYVQPTSLRMLALGFSAGLPPLLVLGTLSFWLREADIDRTTIGFLSWVGLAYAFKWVWSPLVDRLPLPILNRLLGRRRSWLLFAQLIIVAGLLGMSLMDPKQSLQALVICAVVVAFGSATQDIALDAYRIESAGLDEQAALAASYQSGYRLAMIWAGAGVLWVASTVQGGGAGYVLHAWHVAYNVMAASMLVGMCMVLFSPEPQARPMAPARNAAEWIKGALIAPFADFIGRYRWQALLLLALIALYRVSDVVMGIMANPFYVDMGYTKEEVAAVSKVFGVIMTLLGAFVGGTMAARWGVMRILMLGAVLSACTNVLFAWLSTRGHDLTALIWVISADNLAGGIASAAFIAYLSGLTNVQYSATQYALFSSMMNLAPKWLAGYSGMFVDAYGYQSFFHTTALLGVPVLLLIFLASRVKMNSGA; encoded by the coding sequence ATGACCGAGTCGTCCCAAACCAGCAGCACTTCCTCCGATACAAAAACCTCTGCCAAACGCAGCTGGGGCCAGGCCCTCAGGGTCTATGTGCAGCCCACCAGCTTGCGCATGCTGGCGCTGGGCTTCTCTGCAGGCCTGCCACCCTTGCTGGTGCTGGGCACCCTGAGCTTCTGGTTGCGCGAGGCTGATATTGATCGCACCACCATCGGCTTTTTGAGCTGGGTAGGTCTGGCCTATGCCTTCAAGTGGGTCTGGTCTCCGCTGGTGGACCGCTTGCCCCTGCCCATACTCAACCGCTTGCTGGGGCGGCGGCGCAGCTGGCTGCTGTTCGCGCAGCTCATCATCGTGGCGGGCCTGCTGGGCATGTCTTTGATGGACCCCAAACAGTCTTTGCAGGCGCTGGTCATCTGTGCGGTGGTGGTGGCCTTTGGGTCGGCCACGCAGGATATTGCGCTGGATGCCTATCGCATTGAATCCGCAGGGCTGGATGAGCAGGCGGCGCTGGCCGCGTCTTACCAAAGCGGCTACCGGCTGGCCATGATCTGGGCCGGTGCAGGCGTGCTCTGGGTGGCGTCCACCGTGCAGGGCGGAGGTGCAGGCTATGTGCTGCACGCCTGGCATGTGGCCTATAACGTGATGGCGGCCAGCATGCTGGTGGGCATGTGCATGGTGCTGTTTTCGCCTGAGCCGCAAGCCAGGCCCATGGCCCCTGCGCGCAACGCCGCGGAGTGGATCAAGGGGGCGCTGATTGCGCCGTTTGCAGACTTCATCGGACGCTATCGCTGGCAGGCCTTGCTGCTGCTGGCGCTGATTGCCCTGTACCGGGTCAGCGATGTGGTCATGGGCATCATGGCCAATCCCTTTTATGTGGACATGGGCTACACCAAGGAAGAGGTGGCAGCGGTTTCCAAAGTGTTTGGCGTCATCATGACTTTGCTGGGCGCCTTTGTGGGCGGCACCATGGCGGCGCGCTGGGGCGTGATGCGCATCCTCATGCTGGGGGCCGTGCTGTCGGCTTGCACCAATGTGCTGTTTGCATGGTTGTCCACGCGTGGCCATGACCTGACGGCGCTGATCTGGGTCATCAGTGCTGACAATCTTGCGGGCGGCATTGCTTCCGCGGCCTTCATTGCCTACCTGTCGGGGCTGACGAATGTGCAGTACTCGGCCACGCAATATGCGCTGTTCAGTTCCATGATGAATCTGGCCCCCAAGTGGCTGGCGGGTTATTCGGGCATGTTTGTGGATGCCTATGGTTACCAGTCGTTCTTCCACACCACGGCGCTGCTGGGTGTTCCGGTACTGCTGCTGATCTTTCTGGCATCAAGAGTGAAAATGAACTCTGGCGCTTGA
- a CDS encoding ABC transporter substrate-binding protein has protein sequence MSKQWAKWSAIALAAAASCSGAWAQEKIKVGFMLPYSGTYAALGNAIENGFRMYVGEQGGKLGGREIEFFKVDDESDPAKATDNVNRLIKRDKVDVIVGTVHSGVAMAMAKAAKESGTVLIVPNAGADAVTGPMCAPNIFRSSFSNWQTAYPMGLVAAKEGKKTAMTITWKYAAGEEAVNGMKEGFEKSGGKITKQLTLPFPNVEFQALLTEIAAAKPDAVFSFFAGAGAVKFVKDYHASGLSKTIPLYGPGFLTDGTLEAQGEAAQGMLTTLHYADELGTERDKTFRVNYAKSYKLQPDVYAVQGYDAAQMLTVGLKAAGGDISKKDVFRTAIEKATIPSPRGDFTLSKAHNPVQDIYLRKVDGKENKKIGVAVKALADPARGCRM, from the coding sequence ATGAGCAAACAATGGGCAAAGTGGAGCGCAATCGCACTGGCCGCAGCCGCCAGCTGCAGCGGTGCCTGGGCACAGGAAAAGATCAAGGTCGGCTTCATGCTGCCCTACAGCGGCACCTATGCGGCGCTGGGTAATGCGATTGAAAACGGCTTTCGCATGTATGTGGGCGAACAGGGCGGCAAGCTGGGCGGGCGTGAAATCGAATTTTTCAAGGTGGATGACGAGTCCGACCCCGCCAAGGCTACGGACAACGTCAACCGCCTCATCAAGCGCGACAAGGTCGATGTCATCGTAGGTACGGTCCACTCTGGCGTAGCCATGGCCATGGCCAAGGCTGCCAAGGAAAGCGGCACCGTGCTCATCGTGCCCAATGCCGGTGCCGACGCGGTGACCGGCCCCATGTGCGCGCCCAATATCTTCCGCAGCTCCTTTAGCAACTGGCAGACGGCCTACCCCATGGGTCTGGTTGCCGCCAAGGAGGGCAAGAAAACCGCCATGACCATCACCTGGAAATACGCAGCCGGTGAAGAAGCGGTTAACGGCATGAAGGAAGGCTTTGAAAAGAGCGGCGGCAAGATCACCAAACAGCTGACACTGCCCTTCCCCAACGTGGAATTCCAAGCCTTGCTGACCGAGATTGCAGCAGCCAAACCCGATGCAGTGTTCTCGTTCTTCGCCGGTGCTGGTGCTGTGAAATTCGTCAAGGACTATCACGCCTCGGGCCTGTCCAAAACCATTCCGCTGTACGGCCCCGGCTTCCTGACCGATGGCACGCTGGAAGCGCAAGGCGAAGCCGCACAGGGCATGCTGACCACGCTGCACTACGCGGACGAACTGGGCACAGAACGCGACAAGACCTTCCGCGTCAACTACGCCAAAAGCTACAAGCTGCAGCCCGATGTCTATGCCGTGCAAGGCTATGACGCTGCGCAGATGCTGACCGTGGGCTTGAAGGCCGCTGGTGGCGATATCAGCAAAAAAGATGTGTTCCGCACCGCCATCGAAAAAGCCACCATTCCCAGCCCTCGTGGTGACTTCACGCTGAGCAAGGCCCACAACCCCGTGCAGGACATTTATCTGCGCAAGGTGGATGGCAAGGAAAACAAAAAAATCGGCGTTGCCGTCAAGGCATTGGCAGACCCCGCACGCGGCTGCCGCATGTAA
- a CDS encoding helix-turn-helix transcriptional regulator — protein MDQLDMAAASMAGVDEAGRSPLLQSLGERVRDLRARRGLTRRSLASAAQVSERHLANLEYGTGNVSILVLHQIALALQCSMAELLGDVTTSSAEWLLLRELLEGRSEDDVHRVRMAAAEILGTAPGADPHRGTRIALVGLRGAGKSTLGRMLAEQLNVPFLELNQEIERVAGCSVREIYDLYGAGAYRRYERRALEEAVQIYSDVVIATPGGIVSDPATFNVLLSHCTTVWLQAQPEEHMGRVVAQGDTRPMAANPEAMDDLRRILDGRTAFYSKADHTLDTSGKSLQQSGRELRALVTR, from the coding sequence ATGGATCAGTTAGACATGGCGGCCGCATCAATGGCGGGAGTGGATGAGGCGGGCAGAAGTCCGCTGTTGCAGTCCTTGGGTGAGAGGGTGCGTGACCTGCGCGCGCGCCGTGGGCTGACCCGGCGCAGCCTCGCCTCTGCGGCGCAGGTTTCAGAGCGGCATCTGGCCAACCTGGAGTACGGCACGGGCAATGTCTCCATCCTGGTCTTGCACCAGATAGCGCTGGCGCTGCAATGCAGCATGGCAGAGTTGCTGGGCGATGTGACCACATCCAGCGCCGAATGGCTGTTGCTGCGCGAGCTGCTGGAAGGCCGCAGCGAAGACGATGTGCACCGCGTGCGCATGGCCGCCGCCGAAATTCTGGGCACTGCGCCGGGTGCTGATCCGCATCGCGGCACGCGTATTGCGCTGGTGGGTTTGCGCGGGGCAGGCAAGTCCACGTTGGGGCGCATGCTGGCAGAGCAGCTGAATGTGCCTTTTCTCGAACTCAATCAGGAAATTGAGCGCGTGGCGGGCTGCAGCGTGCGCGAGATTTACGACCTGTATGGCGCTGGCGCCTATCGCCGCTATGAACGCAGGGCGCTGGAAGAGGCCGTGCAGATTTACAGCGACGTGGTGATTGCCACGCCGGGCGGTATCGTCTCGGACCCGGCAACTTTCAATGTGCTGCTGAGCCACTGCACCACCGTGTGGCTGCAGGCCCAGCCCGAGGAACATATGGGCCGTGTGGTGGCGCAGGGCGATACGCGCCCCATGGCTGCCAACCCCGAAGCCATGGATGATCTGCGGCGTATTCTGGATGGGCGCACCGCTTTTTATTCAAAGGCAGATCACACGCTGGATACCAGCGGCAAGAGCCTGCAGCAAAGCGGGCGTGAGTTGCGCGCCCTGGTCACGCGCTGA
- a CDS encoding branched-chain amino acid ABC transporter permease: MDLATFVVQCLNSIQYGLLLFLLASGLTLIFGIMGVINLAHGSFYMIGAYVAFSLAPYLGQHFITMLVVGVLIAVALGYLLEWAFFSFLYERDHLQQVLMTYGLILVFEGLRAILVDNDVHGLEKPAWLAGSFPLMGMMQYPWYNVFAAVACLVVALLMYYTVNRTRLGMMIRAGASNRDMVRGLGIDIKRLYRIVFAVGVALAALAGMIAAPMSSVYPNMGSSVLIICFVVVVIGGIGSITGALIASLLVGFVDTFGKVFFQELSGMSIYLLMAVILVWRPEGLLGKRS; encoded by the coding sequence GTGGATCTCGCTACCTTTGTGGTGCAGTGCCTGAACTCGATTCAGTACGGACTGCTGCTGTTTCTACTGGCCTCAGGCCTAACTCTGATCTTCGGCATCATGGGCGTGATCAACCTCGCCCATGGCAGCTTCTACATGATTGGCGCCTATGTGGCGTTCTCACTGGCGCCCTATCTGGGCCAGCATTTCATCACCATGCTGGTGGTTGGCGTGCTCATTGCCGTGGCGCTGGGCTATTTGCTGGAATGGGCGTTTTTCAGCTTTCTCTATGAGCGCGACCACCTGCAGCAGGTGCTGATGACCTATGGCCTGATTCTGGTGTTCGAAGGCCTGCGCGCCATCCTGGTGGACAACGATGTGCATGGCCTTGAAAAGCCCGCATGGCTGGCTGGCAGCTTTCCGCTGATGGGCATGATGCAGTACCCCTGGTACAACGTTTTTGCTGCCGTGGCCTGCCTGGTCGTGGCCCTGCTGATGTACTACACCGTCAACCGCACACGCCTGGGCATGATGATTCGTGCCGGGGCCAGCAACCGCGACATGGTGCGTGGCCTGGGCATAGACATCAAGCGCCTGTACCGCATCGTGTTTGCCGTGGGCGTGGCCCTGGCAGCGCTGGCCGGAATGATTGCCGCGCCCATGAGTTCGGTCTATCCGAACATGGGCTCCAGCGTGCTCATCATCTGCTTTGTGGTGGTGGTGATTGGCGGCATTGGCTCCATCACCGGCGCGCTGATTGCGTCTCTGCTGGTGGGCTTTGTCGATACCTTTGGCAAGGTGTTCTTTCAGGAGCTCAGCGGCATGAGCATCTATCTGCTGATGGCCGTGATTCTGGTGTGGCGGCCCGAGGGCTTGCTAGGTAAACGGAGCTAA